A region of the Silene latifolia isolate original U9 population chromosome 9, ASM4854445v1, whole genome shotgun sequence genome:
aaagtaacaaacttaaacttgaacaataattaaggagagattaatgtgagatttgtggaaagattaaagagtaatctattctaatctactcctaatctagtcttaaagaaggattttctactataaaaacttgataaaaagaaaagtccctttgattatttacaaatggggtatttatagtagaaattaggtggatgcattagggttaactaagggctaaactagtaattacactttttagattgagcagggaggagccggtatttttcgaaagaagggcttctttctttaaagcttgaagaagacgaaaatgtgctgggctggaatccgggcggattgacgttgggacgggcggattggtgaaggggaagacgagcggattggggtgaagacgcacggattctgtACATttgggacggccggattccagagaatccgcacgggttggactgcagttctcgttttctcttctattcttccttttccttcactcccattttattcttgtaggccttggtctttagttcttgcttcctcctcatactagtccataaaatatcgtcaaatagcttccaaatatgcacgaaagacgggaatttccgtcttattatctccttttctacaaaacatatgaaatgcgatagaaaagcaaataggaaggttttgacggataaaatggccatagaaagttataatagtatgcaaaatagactcaattaggggactaaatgtgcgcaaataatggtcacatcaaatatccccaaaccgaacctttactcgtcccgagtaaagaggtgacaaaaactagacctttatttaaactaacctaatatcatagccgatatgagacaattagcgggtctcactccgccccttcaactcacaacaagacaaccatgaggtaggatgccttcttgcaaggcaaggtgggtcttgccaaaatggcgacacatccaaacattaagcacacaaaatcaaataacggatgcatctacaaaaggaatagccacttcctcatcaagtggcggaggcaaccaagagagaacaaatttaagagcatgtaatccttcacaaatactagttcaacaaattactaaggctaagaggatggcactaaatcacctccaactggtgttaaactagactagtttcgtcctcaatttccaaatgttttcgtcaagagcgatcgaatggtggtggaatgatgatccctacgatgctagtagcatatgacatgacaagtctcgaattctctacaaaagtaaaggtcatggatcgtcccaagcgcgacaaagtggtttgacaaaggatttttttgggaatgaaatgctcaaatctttatacacaacagtggatatgactagtattcaaaattgtcctcatttcactttcacatttcaaaaatttaagatggggtttgtcccttccgggctagtgtcctttgctttcgccaatcgcttattaggcaaccggttaacctctagacaatagcttttcggggtgatagtaactctgtctctgggcggccgaattcacaaccgtgtgggggcccaattcaatggatcccgctccaaagcacatcgaattggtacgcctccatcaaaacaattaaatttctcaacattcaacaattcataacatttgaggtttctttggcattaaattacttccacatgacaaaattttcgaaatgagcacttcaaacttattgatagaaaagtattttgggttgccttaccacaaggtcaatcaaggtcacctagacaagttaaccaagtccacatcgcatcacggggttggataggtgactcacatgcaaacccttgactaggctttgggtcatgggtcaaaaggcactagtatgacacaatctagggtgttttacaaccattctagtaggcgaagtcttaagttgaaaaagtatttgtaatggcttagtttctcttgtcaaagttctcaattaggcacttttcaaaactttttctaaatgcaactacatgcaatgatgcaactaatatatacatcctaatgcaagtgattctaccaactaatatgacatataaactaaatgcaagtcttaagttcacattgttataccacatcaatcaaaataaatccacatagtcattaacataaagaggaaaaaggagattggaaagatcataccatgcggtcttcattttttttggtgaaatgtgagacaTTGTATTATATATCAAAAGACAAAAATCGTATCATTTACAAGGATATTAGAGAGATAGGCTCCCAAACAAGCTACCAAAATAAATATCCTACTGCAAGCCAATATTCCTAAGCATAGCTAGGCTAACTTGATCCATGGTTGGACCAGCTTTAAATTTGATACGTCTCATGGCTTCCTCTTCAATCCGTTTGGCAACAATATTAGGTCTGGTGATGTAGTAATTTATCCTTGCATTATTTCTCTGCAACCAGACATTATAGTAGTAAGCACTCATCACCACTACCATTATCTTCCACTGAATTGACCCTGTATTACCTGCTACCATATCATTGACATCAGGTATGGGTCTGCCAAGCCAACTTTCCAGCTTACCTCTGATCCTGCTGCTGTAAGGACAGTAGATAAAGAGGTGTTCGTGAGTTTCAGGCATATTGTCACAGCAACAACAGTGATTATCATTGCTGCAGCCAATTCTAAACAATTTATCTTTGATGTTCAGTCCTCCATGGAGAGTAATCCAAGTTATCATTGAATGCTTAGGAGTGTTCAAGCTATTCCAGACCAGCTTAGTCCAGTCCAGTATAGGGTGAGGCATGACCAGCCAGTCATATCCTCCTCTGATTGAATACCCTTGAGTTTGAGCAGTCCAGGTATCATCAGTATATCCATCTTTCAGCAACTCTTTTACTTTACACACATTTTTCCAGGACCAAGGGGCAGTTGCAGGAGGCTTATAGGTATGCCATTGCTGCTGTTTTATGTACACCTGATTTATCCATCTAATCCATAGCCTATCTGCTTTTGAATAGACCCAATTCACCAATTTACCAATTGTGGCAACATTCCATAGCTCAGCTTTTTTTATCCCAAGACCACCTTCAGATTTTGGCAGAGTAACCTTGTCCCAAGCAACTAAGGGCACTCTATGATATTCAGAACTACCATCCCAGAGATAGTTCCTACAGATTGCTTCAATTCTtttgatgacactctttgggaTGATAAACATAGAAGCCAGTAACTATAGAGTGTATTTAGCACTGAATTGATGAGAGTAAGCCTGCCTGCATATGATAATTTTTTCACTCCAAGACTTCGAATTTTCCCTACCATTTTCTCTGTCAGGCTATTACATTCCTTCTTTGTCAATCTTCCAGCCTAAATGGGTACTCCCAAGTATCTAAAAGGCATCTGGCCCTCACAGAAGCCAGTGACTCTCTTGATATCCTCTTGCAGAACCTCATCCATTCCATTAAAAAAGATTTCTGACTTGGTATTATTCATATTAAGACCAGTTGCTTCTGAGAAGGAGGAGAATGCTCTCATGAGAAGTATGACAGAGTGAGCATTACCTTTGCAGAATAAGAgcaggtcatctgcaaacatcaaatGTGTCAGTTTGAGGGATTTGCATAAAGGATGGTACTGGAATGGCCACTTCTCGGTTGCAAATTTGATCAATCTTGTCAAATACTCCATGCACATGGTAAAGATCAGAGGAGATATGGGGTATCCTTGTCTAAGCCCTCGTTGCCCCTTAAAATAGCCAAAATTGCTTCCATTTAGTGATAAAGTAAATGCAGTAGACTTGACACACACCATAACCAGTTGAGTAAAATGAGTAGGGAAGTTGAGACCATGAAACATTTGTTCAACAAACTCCCATTCAACAGTGTCATACGCTTTTTGAAGGTCAATCTTTAAGAGACATCTAGGAGAGACACCCTTCCTTGAGTACTGTTGGACAATGTCTTGACAGATGAGGACATTCTCAATAATGGACCTTCCCTTTATAAAGGCTCCTTGATTATCATGAATAAGATCAGGCAACACCAGAGATAGCCTATTACAAAGCAGCTTGGAGATGATCTTATAAAGCATATTACAGCATGCAATTGGTCTAAAGTGTTTTACAAAAGTAGGTCTCTCACATTTTGGAATCAAAGTAATATTGGTAGCATTTAGTTGAGTAAGTAATTGACCTGTCATAAAGAAATCAGCTACTGCAGCACAAATATCTGGGCCAACTATATCCCATGAGTCTTTAAAAAACTTGCTTGTGTATCCATCAGGCCCTGGAGCCTTATCATTAGGGATCGAGAACACAACTTGTTTTATTTCCTCACTAGTTACCTGCTTAGACAGAATAGCAGCATGTTCTTCAGTGCAGTGATTCCCTTTTCCCAAAACATCATTTCTGACAGCTGTGGTGGACTTCCTACTCCCAAGGAGAGATTGATAGTATGCTAGAAAGGCTTGCTGAATACTTTGGTTGTCTTTACACAACACCCCATTTTGATCTTCTATTTGGATGACCTTGTTTCTGATACATCGTTTCTTTATTGCTCTATGAAAATAGGCAGTATTACTGTCCCCATCCTCTATCCACTGAGTCTTGGCTTTTTTACTTAGGAAGCTATCCCTTGCCTTAGTCAGTTCTCTAACATTAGCAAGAAGCTCCATCTCCTGGGACAATAACTCAGAACTGGTGGGATCTTGTATCAATTGCTGCTGAATGCTTTCCAGATTCTGCATTGCCATACTTGCTTTATTTTCAATATCTGAGTATGACTCTCTATTCAGAGCTTTCAGAGCCCCTTTAAGACTCTTCAGTTTCTTTACAATACAAAACATTTTAGTGCCATTATATGATTTGCTCCAATCATTACTGACTATGCTGGTAAAAGATGGAGCTAAGCTCCACATGTTGAAATATTTGAAGCTAGCATTTTTCCTGCCACCTAGCTTAATATCACTCACAATGCATGGATTGTGATCTAGCAGACCCTCAGGGTGAAAATGAGCCATCATATCAGGGAAAATATCCAACCATGCTTGATTAaccataaacctgtcaagtctacTGTACTTTCTATGCAAAGGATCCTGCTTGTTGTTCCAAGTGTAAAAGGCTCCTGTGGCATGAATATCAGTCACTCCACAAGTAGCTATACACTGATTGAAGTCATCCATGTCCTCTTGCCTGGTATTACTTCCCAACCTTTCATCTGGAGAAGTTACAGTGTTAAAATCCCCTGCCATTGCCCAAGGTCCTGAACACTGCTGAGCTATACTCTTAAGCTTATTCCACAGGTCAACTCTCTCACTCCCTTCATTAAATGCATAGACCATGGTAAGGAAGAATTGCTGCTGGGTACATCTTGCAGTAACTTTGGCATGTATGAATTGAGCATCATATTGAAGGACCATCACATCAAATAAACTTGGTTGTCATAACAGCCAAACCCTACCACCTTTGTGTAGCCTACAATTGGTAGTCACACACCACCCATCCAACATATTATTTGAAATGTTACTAACATTATCACCATTTATTTTAGTTTCTAGAAGCCCAAATAAGCCCGCTTCCTTATTATGTATAAACCATTTAACAATTTTCTGCTTATTTACACTATTTAACCCTCGCACATTCCAGAATCCAATATTATGCATTTGAAACAGATTGAGAAGGGTTACCAATTTTTCCACTATCAGGAGATTGTGATTGCACTCCTGAACCATTCATTGTTACTGCAGGTGCACCTTGTGGTGATACCACAATTGTTTGAACTGTTTCCTCATCAGTGACTTGCTGCACAGGAGGCCTCTAAGCTACCTTCACTGGTGTCACTATAGGGCTAGTTACTCCCTCAGTAGCATTCACCTTAGTAGCTATAGTTTTTGTCTCTACAATCTTTGGTTGGACTGGCTGCCACACCTTGACAGGTTTAGAAATTCTCATTTGTTGTGGTGCCCCTTTCCTACAGTTGGTAGCTTCATGCCCTAAACCCTTGCATTTGGTGCAAACAGAgggtttccattcatattcaacTTTTACTGTTATGAGCTTACCATTCTCATCCAGGAACTTGACTGCATTTGGGAACTTCATTCCCACTTTCAGTTCAACTAGAGTCCTGGCAAATCCAAGTCTGGTTTTATCTATGGTAGCTTGGTCAGATTTGATATGACGTCCAACCAGTCCTGCAATGGTAGGCAGGCATTTACCCCAGAATTTGAGTGGCAAATCATGCAATCTAACCCAGGCAGGAACCAGTTTGACATCCTCTTTCATCAGGTCTATATCCACT
Encoded here:
- the LOC141601446 gene encoding uncharacterized protein LOC141601446, producing the protein MFIIPKSVIKRIEAICRNYLWDGSSEYHRVPLVAWDKVTLPKSEGGLGIKKAELWNVATIGKLVNWVYSKADRLWIRWINQVYIKQQQWHTYKPPATAPWSWKNVCKVKELLKDGYTDDTWTAQTQGYSIRGGYDWLVMPHPILDWTKLVWNSLNTPKHSMITWITLHGGLNIKDKLFRIGCSNDNHCCCCDNMPETHEHLFIYCPYSSRIRGKLESWLGRPIPDVNDMVAGNTGSIQWKIMVVVMSAYYYNVWLQRNNARINYYITRPNIVAKRIEEEAMRRIKFKAGPTMDQVSLAMLRNIGLQ